GGGCGTGCTTTTTAGGTTCGGACAGAGCTTTAAGAATCACATTTCTTAGCCTCTCTTTTAGGGAAACAAAGCACATGGCGACTCCATCGTTTCTTCTATTGCGCTATATATTTGGTCGAGCTCATCATCACTGATGCAGTAAGGTGGCATAATATAGAGAGTGGAGCCGAGCGGTCTCACTAGAATCCCCCGGTCGAGGAAATGGGAGGAGAGGGCCTCTTTAAAGGAGCTGAAGTATCCCAATGGGGACTCTTCTTTATACTCCAGCACTAAAATCGTGCCGAGAGCCTCGATCCTTTGGATCCTGGCGTGTCCGATCCATCTTTTCAAAAACTGCCTGTGCCTGTCCCTGATGTGATTTCTTCTTTGCTGACAAGAGGGCGAGAGCAAAAGATCCAAGCTCGCGATCGCTGCCGCGCAACCTAAGGGATTTGCTGTGTAGGAGTGTCCATGTAAAAGAGCGTCCTGCAGATCATCGGAGAGAAAGGAGCTGTAGATCGATTCGTTGCAGGCTGTCAGCGCAAACGGGAGGAAGCCGCCGCTGATTCCTTTAGAGAGGCAGAGGATATCCGGCTTGACATCCATCAGCTCTGAGGCGAAGAGGGGCCCTAGCCTCCCAAATCCTGTCATCACTTCATCGGCGATGAGGGTGATGTCCCGCTTCCGGATGAGGGATAGCATCCGGTTCATCGCTTGAAGGCAGTAGCTTTTCATGCCGCCTGCGCCGAGCAGCGCCGGTTCATAGATGAACGCGAAAATATCGTCTTCCAAAAGGGCATTTTGGAGCATTGAGAAGCTTTTCTCCTCCTGTCCGGGGAGGGGAGGTGCGATCATGGTGGACCGAAAGAGATAACTCCAAAACGGCTTGTTGAATAGGTTTTTGCCGGACGATGCCATGGCGCCGAATGTGTCGCCATGGAAGCTGTTTTGAAAACAGAGAACACGCAGCTTCTCTCCAGATCTTCTTCTCTGATGGCCGATAGCCATTTTAAGTGCCGACTCCACAGCTGTAGAGCCATTGTCAGAGTAGAATACTTTTGTCATGGATCCGGGAAGCTTAGGGAGCAGGCGCTCGGCATAACTTACTGCCGGTTCATGTGTGAAACCGGCAAACAGGACATGCTCAAGCTTGTTTGCCTGTTTAGCTATCGCCTCGGCGATGTAGGGATGGGCGTGGCCATGGAGGTTTACCCACCAAGAGGAAATGGCATCGATTAAGCTGCGTTGATCCTCCAGATGGATTTTTGCTCCTTTGGCGCTCACGACAGGC
The DNA window shown above is from Estrella lausannensis and carries:
- the bioA gene encoding adenosylmethionine--8-amino-7-oxononanoate transaminase, with translation MERERHCLAVRDQKTLWHPYTQMKTANLPLPVVSAKGAKIHLEDQRSLIDAISSWWVNLHGHAHPYIAEAIAKQANKLEHVLFAGFTHEPAVSYAERLLPKLPGSMTKVFYSDNGSTAVESALKMAIGHQRRRSGEKLRVLCFQNSFHGDTFGAMASSGKNLFNKPFWSYLFRSTMIAPPLPGQEEKSFSMLQNALLEDDIFAFIYEPALLGAGGMKSYCLQAMNRMLSLIRKRDITLIADEVMTGFGRLGPLFASELMDVKPDILCLSKGISGGFLPFALTACNESIYSSFLSDDLQDALLHGHSYTANPLGCAAAIASLDLLLSPSCQQRRNHIRDRHRQFLKRWIGHARIQRIEALGTILVLEYKEESPLGYFSSFKEALSSHFLDRGILVRPLGSTLYIMPPYCISDDELDQIYSAIEETMESPCALFP